DNA from Arthrobacter sp. SLBN-112:
GCAGACTGGCCGAATGCAGTGACCCGGCCGGGGTCCCCGCCAAAGGCTGTGATGTTCCGCTGCACCCACCGGAACGCCTCGAGCTGGTCCAGGAGCCCCAGGTTGCCGGGCCGGCCGCCGGGTGTTGCCAGGAACCCGAACAGCCCCAGCCGGTAGGTCACGGAGACCACGATGACGCGGTTCTCGGCCACCAGCCGGACGGGGTCGAAGATGGCCAGGTCGCCGGATCCGGTGGTGTAGGAGCCGCCGTGGATCCAGACCATGACGGGCAGCTTTTCGTCCGGGATGAGGTCGCCCGGCATGGTGATGGAGAGGTTCTGGCAGTCCTCGCTGCCCGGAAGTTCCCCATATCGGGTGCCCAGGACGTCGTCGAGGAAGGGGACAGGCGCCTGCGGGCAGGCAGGTGAGGGAGAGGTGGCGGATAGTTCGGAGGTCCAGTCCGGGGCCGGTGAGGGAGGCTGGAACCGGGCAGCAGTGGCATAGGGGATGCCGGTGGCGCGGATAACGTCGCCGTCCCGCCAGCCGGTGACTGGACCGCAGGGAGGATTGAACGAAGGCTCGGAAGTCACAGGCCAACGATTCCACAGATTCACGGTGGCCGGACAACAGAAATCCCCGCCTCCCGGACCTTTCCCCGGCGCATAACGCGGGGTTTGGTCCAGCAGGCGGGGATTCTCGGTGGGTGGGCCCACGCCGTCAGGGTTCCCTGACCGAGCGGAGCGAGGTTATGGGACGGTGGGTGGGCCCATGCCGTCAGGGTTCCCTGACCGAGCGGAGCGAGGTTAGGGGGACGGTGGGGAGTGTCAGTGGCCGGTGGGCACGTAGCGCTTGATGGAGGCTTCCAGTTCGGCCTCGGCGGCGGCGCGGTCGCCCCAACCCTCGGCCTTGACCCACTTGCCCGGCTCCAGGTCCTTGTAGCGGGTGAAGAAGTGCTCGATTTCCTTGATCAGGAATTCGTTGACGTCGCTGACTTCCTGGATGTGGTCAAAGCGGGCATCCACCGGAACGCAGAGGATCTTGGCATCTCCGCCGCCGTCGTCGGTCATGTTGAAAACGCCGATGGGGCGGGACTCCACGATGACGCCGGGGTGCAGGTCGAAGTCC
Protein-coding regions in this window:
- a CDS encoding inorganic diphosphatase, with translation MKHDVTIEIPKGSRVKYEVDHETGRVRLDRVLFTSMQYPTHYGYFENTLGEDGDPLDALVLLQDFDLHPGVIVESRPIGVFNMTDDGGGDAKILCVPVDARFDHIQEVSDVNEFLIKEIEHFFTRYKDLEPGKWVKAEGWGDRAAAEAELEASIKRYVPTGH